In Geopsychrobacter electrodiphilus DSM 16401, a single window of DNA contains:
- a CDS encoding MFS transporter, with translation MGLNTKFKKPDVIILSLAHLAHDTFSSFLAPLLPLLIAKLGMSLSMSALLDVSRRIPALFNPFLGLLAEKTGVKYFVILTPAITAISMGLVGLANSFAVLFILLFVAGISAALFHVPTPVIVKEASGDKVGTGMSFFMVGGELARTLGPLLVISAVSLWGLEGIYRLIPLGVIASLVLYIKLKDLDVNRRVQKAKEKGDTRKLLRLYWPLFSVIAGFLCFQSAMKSALTLYLPVYLTHQGASLWFAGISLSVLQFFGVIGTFCAGNISDKIGRQNTLVISSIGSVIAMAMFILTQNIILLAILGFFLFASGPVLMACIQDTNSNMPTFMNSMYMFINFGVSSLLVFTLGFLGDWIGLERTYELSVMFAIGTIPLAFLLTRCIGETESQ, from the coding sequence TTGGGACTGAACACGAAATTCAAAAAACCAGACGTTATTATTTTGTCGCTGGCGCATCTTGCTCACGATACCTTCTCCTCATTTTTGGCCCCGCTGCTGCCATTGCTGATTGCTAAGTTGGGCATGTCGTTATCGATGAGCGCTCTTCTCGACGTGAGCAGGAGGATTCCGGCCCTGTTTAATCCATTTCTTGGGCTGCTGGCAGAAAAAACCGGGGTTAAATATTTTGTCATTCTTACCCCGGCGATAACCGCCATCAGTATGGGGTTGGTGGGGTTGGCGAATTCGTTTGCCGTGTTGTTTATTCTCCTGTTTGTCGCGGGCATTTCAGCAGCACTTTTTCATGTCCCTACCCCAGTGATTGTGAAAGAAGCTTCAGGTGACAAGGTCGGAACGGGGATGAGCTTTTTTATGGTAGGTGGCGAACTGGCCAGAACACTGGGGCCACTGCTGGTTATTTCGGCGGTATCGCTGTGGGGTCTGGAAGGAATATACCGCTTGATCCCCCTGGGGGTGATTGCTTCCCTGGTGCTTTATATCAAGCTGAAGGATCTTGATGTTAACCGGCGCGTGCAGAAGGCCAAAGAAAAAGGGGATACCCGCAAGCTGTTGCGACTCTATTGGCCGCTTTTCAGCGTGATCGCCGGGTTTCTCTGTTTTCAGTCTGCTATGAAAAGCGCGCTGACCCTCTATCTGCCGGTTTATTTAACCCATCAAGGCGCCTCGCTATGGTTTGCCGGTATTTCATTGTCTGTTCTGCAGTTTTTCGGGGTCATCGGGACATTTTGCGCTGGCAATATTTCGGATAAAATCGGTCGTCAAAATACCCTGGTCATTTCGAGTATCGGCTCTGTGATCGCCATGGCAATGTTTATCCTCACACAGAATATTATCTTGCTGGCTATCCTCGGATTTTTCTTGTTTGCCTCGGGTCCGGTGCTTATGGCTTGCATCCAGGACACAAATTCGAACATGCCGACTTTTATGAACAGCATGTACATGTTTATAAACTTTGGGGTCAGTTCCCTACTCGTATTTACGCTGGGATTCTTGGGGGACTGGATCGGCCTGGAGCGTACCTATGAGCTGAGTGTTATGTTTGCCATCGGCACAATTCCGCTGGCATTTCTTCTGACACGCTGCATCGGAGAAACTGAGAGTCAGTAG
- a CDS encoding FAD-dependent oxidoreductase, translating into MSTEPRKILIVGGVAAGMKSASRLRRLDPKAQITVVERGIHLSYGACALPYVISEEIEDLDEVRQTANGTVRDEAFFSMVKDVEVLTRCEAVRIDREKQELEVHFLDDDRYQSMSYDVLVLATGSRPLVPPFPGRDLAGVCALKNMDDAASIAKLVEPGARAVIVGGGLIGLEMAEALGSRGMDVTLLEMQEQVLFGILDSDMAEHIHRVLRNAGIKLHLGEALQTISGQNDQVQKVTTTIGSYPADLVILALGAKPNIELAQEAGLNIGPSGAIAVNQQMQTSDPNIWAAGDCVESYHLLNHQPLHLPLGSTANKHGRIVADAICGRPAHFPGILGTLLVKVFGLNVGRTGLSPEKAAQSGFDPVSIFAPSPDRVHSMRGAKPILTRLTIDRESRKLLGAQIVGPGEVAKRIDVVATALSFGADIDQLAQVDLGYAPPFSAAMDPLHQAANALRNKLDGLADSLSPLKLKQRLDLGEDLLLLDVRSPAEHAEVRMAGATLLPLGKLRAKVAELPKDKLIVPFCKISLRGYEAVRILHAAGFEKVAYLEGGLLGWPYELERGAPEVPITN; encoded by the coding sequence ATGTCCACAGAACCGCGCAAAATCCTGATTGTTGGTGGGGTTGCCGCCGGGATGAAATCAGCTTCCCGCCTGCGTCGCCTCGATCCCAAGGCCCAGATTACCGTAGTCGAACGCGGAATCCATCTTTCTTATGGGGCCTGTGCCCTGCCATACGTGATCAGCGAAGAGATCGAAGACCTTGACGAGGTGCGTCAGACTGCGAACGGCACTGTGCGCGATGAGGCCTTCTTTTCGATGGTCAAGGACGTTGAGGTCTTGACCCGCTGCGAGGCGGTCCGCATCGATCGTGAAAAACAAGAGTTAGAGGTTCATTTCCTCGATGATGACCGCTATCAGAGCATGTCGTATGACGTGCTTGTGTTGGCGACCGGGAGCCGCCCTTTGGTCCCGCCATTCCCCGGGAGAGATCTGGCGGGGGTTTGTGCGTTAAAAAATATGGATGATGCGGCCAGCATTGCCAAGCTTGTTGAACCTGGTGCGCGGGCCGTTATTGTTGGAGGAGGGTTGATCGGGCTTGAAATGGCCGAAGCCCTGGGGTCACGCGGTATGGATGTGACCCTGCTGGAGATGCAGGAGCAGGTGCTTTTCGGGATTCTCGATAGCGACATGGCCGAGCATATCCACCGGGTGCTACGCAACGCGGGGATCAAGCTGCATCTTGGCGAGGCGCTGCAGACTATCAGCGGTCAGAACGACCAAGTTCAGAAGGTCACAACGACCATTGGCAGCTATCCGGCAGATCTGGTGATTCTTGCTCTGGGCGCCAAGCCGAATATCGAACTCGCCCAGGAAGCAGGTCTGAACATTGGGCCGAGCGGCGCGATTGCGGTCAATCAACAGATGCAAACCAGCGACCCGAATATCTGGGCTGCTGGCGATTGTGTCGAAAGTTATCATCTGCTCAATCACCAACCGCTGCATTTGCCGCTCGGCTCGACCGCCAACAAGCATGGCCGCATCGTTGCTGACGCCATATGTGGCCGGCCGGCACATTTCCCTGGAATTCTCGGGACCTTGTTGGTCAAGGTCTTCGGCCTGAATGTTGGTCGCACTGGATTGTCCCCCGAAAAAGCGGCGCAAAGTGGCTTTGATCCGGTCAGTATTTTTGCTCCTTCTCCCGACCGTGTCCATTCCATGCGTGGCGCAAAACCTATCCTGACACGACTCACCATCGACCGCGAAAGTCGCAAATTACTCGGTGCCCAGATTGTTGGACCAGGCGAGGTCGCCAAACGGATTGATGTGGTCGCTACCGCACTAAGTTTCGGCGCCGATATCGATCAACTCGCGCAGGTTGATCTCGGCTATGCACCACCTTTCTCTGCGGCGATGGATCCGCTGCATCAGGCCGCGAACGCCCTGCGCAATAAGCTGGATGGTCTGGCTGACAGTCTCTCTCCTTTGAAACTTAAACAACGCCTTGATCTCGGCGAGGATCTGCTCCTGCTTGATGTCCGCTCACCCGCCGAGCACGCCGAAGTGCGGATGGCCGGAGCAACGTTGCTTCCGTTGGGAAAATTGCGCGCCAAAGTTGCAGAGTTGCCGAAGGATAAACTGATCGTCCCCTTCTGCAAGATCAGCCTGCGCGGGTATGAAGCCGTGCGAATCCTGCATGCTGCCGGGTTTGAGAAGGTTGCTTACCTTGAAGGTGGTTTGCTGGGCTGGCCTTATGAGCTTGAGCGCGGCGCACCTGAGGTACCAATAACAAATTGA
- a CDS encoding DUF134 domain-containing protein, whose product MSPRPKKPRTCCCMLRENCTLIYKPAGTPLKDLKKTIINHDEIEAMHLCDGLCLTQQQAGERMGISRGTVQRLVVSGRKKLIDALLEGHAVLLPTEESATATESFQPS is encoded by the coding sequence ATGTCTCCACGTCCAAAAAAACCACGCACATGTTGTTGCATGCTGAGAGAAAACTGCACGCTGATCTATAAGCCAGCGGGCACCCCTTTAAAAGACTTGAAAAAGACCATTATCAATCATGATGAAATTGAAGCCATGCATCTGTGTGACGGTCTTTGCTTAACGCAACAGCAGGCCGGTGAGCGGATGGGAATCTCCCGCGGGACGGTGCAACGTTTGGTTGTAAGCGGGCGCAAGAAGTTGATTGATGCTCTTCTCGAAGGGCATGCAGTCTTGCTTCCAACCGAAGAGTCAGCAACGGCGACAGAATCCTTTCAACCCTCCTGA
- a CDS encoding NifB/NifX family molybdenum-iron cluster-binding protein, with protein sequence MKICFPVAENQGLESEVYGHFGSAPQFLVVDTETREIKALKNGDEHHAHGACQPLKALGGQDVDAVVVGGIGGGALMGLNRAGLMVYQAQGLTIADNITCFALNELPILTPGQTCGGHAHGHGHGAEAGGCHH encoded by the coding sequence ATGAAAATCTGTTTCCCGGTTGCCGAAAATCAAGGTTTGGAAAGTGAAGTCTATGGGCATTTCGGTTCGGCGCCACAATTTCTTGTCGTTGATACTGAAACCCGCGAAATCAAAGCGCTGAAGAATGGCGACGAGCACCATGCTCACGGTGCCTGTCAACCACTCAAGGCCCTCGGCGGGCAAGATGTTGATGCTGTCGTGGTCGGTGGCATCGGCGGTGGAGCTCTGATGGGGCTCAATCGGGCCGGCCTTATGGTCTATCAGGCTCAGGGACTGACGATTGCCGACAACATCACCTGCTTTGCCCTGAATGAGTTACCGATTTTAACTCCTGGTCAGACCTGTGGCGGTCACGCTCATGGACATGGTCATGGGGCGGAAGCTGGCGGTTGCCACCACTAA
- a CDS encoding universal stress protein, translating to MNEMTTILFATDFSEVSDSAFEYAASLATTYNARLVVLHVVAHQTDLRSFYVPHISFDDIDRQVEVGAKQRMSEFCVRWQGQFPDLIARVVTGIPQEEILKQAQEVTASVIVMGTHGRQGFEHFIFGSTAESVVKTAPCPVLTVRPQS from the coding sequence ATGAACGAAATGACGACCATCCTCTTTGCAACCGATTTTTCGGAAGTTTCCGACTCGGCGTTTGAATATGCCGCGTCCCTGGCCACAACCTATAACGCGCGCCTGGTTGTTCTACACGTAGTCGCCCATCAGACCGATCTGCGCAGCTTTTACGTCCCGCACATCTCTTTTGACGACATCGATCGGCAAGTCGAGGTCGGAGCAAAACAGAGGATGTCTGAATTTTGCGTCAGATGGCAGGGACAATTTCCCGATCTGATCGCGCGTGTCGTGACCGGGATACCGCAGGAAGAGATTCTCAAACAGGCGCAGGAGGTTACGGCGTCGGTGATCGTCATGGGAACTCACGGACGCCAGGGTTTTGAGCACTTTATTTTTGGCAGTACCGCCGAGAGCGTCGTAAAAACCGCCCCCTGCCCAGTTCTGACGGTTCGGCCGCAAAGCTGA
- a CDS encoding YeiH family protein: MKNYPGLKVLFWILLLGCCWPVITAPIALVAGISFGILIGNPWAATTSTWSRRLLQASVVGLGFGMNLPELLKTGKEAFVYTAVSISFTMLAGYLLGRLFKTPQRTSTLISFGTAICGGSAIAAMAPVIKAEPEETGVALATIFTLNSIALLLFPFVGHLLGMGQRQFGLWAALAIHDTSSVVGAAAAYGGLALAIGTTVKLTRALWIMPAALVATWVTKSEGKVKIPLFIVGFIAAAAVRTLLPQFDQLWHPLNNIAKQSLVVTLFLIGIGLTREVLGRTGVKPLAQGITLWMLVSVSSGIAIMAGWIN; this comes from the coding sequence GTGAAAAATTATCCTGGTTTGAAAGTCTTGTTCTGGATCCTGCTGCTGGGCTGTTGCTGGCCGGTGATCACCGCACCGATCGCGCTGGTGGCCGGAATTTCATTCGGGATTCTAATTGGCAATCCCTGGGCGGCAACGACATCGACCTGGAGCAGGCGGCTGCTACAAGCTTCAGTTGTGGGGCTCGGCTTCGGCATGAACCTGCCGGAGCTGCTTAAAACCGGCAAAGAGGCCTTTGTATATACCGCCGTGAGCATCAGCTTTACCATGCTCGCAGGGTATTTGCTCGGCAGGTTATTCAAAACCCCGCAGCGGACCTCCACCCTGATTTCCTTCGGCACCGCCATCTGCGGCGGCAGCGCCATTGCTGCCATGGCGCCGGTCATTAAAGCGGAACCCGAAGAAACCGGGGTCGCCCTGGCGACCATATTTACCCTGAATTCCATTGCTCTGCTCCTTTTTCCTTTCGTGGGCCACCTGTTGGGGATGGGACAACGGCAGTTTGGACTCTGGGCTGCTTTGGCGATCCATGACACGAGTAGTGTGGTCGGAGCCGCCGCCGCCTATGGCGGGCTGGCCTTAGCTATCGGGACCACTGTTAAATTGACCAGGGCCCTATGGATTATGCCTGCGGCTCTGGTTGCGACCTGGGTCACCAAGTCTGAGGGCAAGGTAAAAATTCCCCTCTTTATTGTCGGCTTTATTGCGGCCGCAGCCGTCAGGACCCTGCTCCCTCAGTTTGATCAACTCTGGCACCCGTTGAACAACATAGCCAAACAGAGTCTGGTTGTGACTCTGTTCCTGATCGGCATCGGTCTCACCAGAGAGGTTTTGGGCAGGACCGGTGTTAAACCGCTGGCGCAGGGCATAACGCTCTGGATGTTGGTCTCGGTATCAAGCGGTATCGCCATAATGGCAGGCTGGATCAATTAA
- a CDS encoding LysR substrate-binding domain-containing protein, whose translation MQLTLRKLEIFEKIAATSSVTRAGEELLLTQSAVSMALSQIEQLSPTPLFERSGKKLLLNDSGRLLLKDARDILQAVRRLEQQLQGESGELVGELLVGGSTTIGNYLLPALLGSFARQFPKTRVELRVGNTLQVAEWLESGELDIAFVEGPCHSRRLVANHWRDDELVVVAGPHHSWAVEKHATLEMLAAAPWIIREQGSGTREIFEDAMEKAGVKYTIALEFGHTEAIKNGVAAGLGVSCLSRAAVHRELEHGELVEVESSLLLRRSLSLLKRRDTSYSALLSAFLEVAGAQ comes from the coding sequence ATGCAACTGACCTTGAGAAAGCTGGAAATTTTTGAAAAGATCGCCGCGACCTCCAGTGTGACCAGGGCCGGCGAAGAACTACTACTCACCCAATCGGCGGTCAGCATGGCCTTGTCGCAGATTGAGCAACTGAGCCCGACGCCCCTGTTTGAACGCTCAGGGAAGAAACTGCTGCTGAACGACAGCGGACGCCTGTTGCTCAAAGACGCACGTGATATCCTGCAGGCGGTCAGACGCCTGGAGCAACAGCTGCAGGGAGAGAGCGGTGAACTGGTTGGAGAGTTGCTGGTCGGAGGGAGTACCACCATCGGGAATTATCTGCTGCCGGCGCTCCTGGGCAGTTTTGCCCGGCAGTTTCCCAAGACCCGGGTCGAATTACGCGTAGGGAACACCCTGCAGGTTGCGGAATGGCTTGAATCCGGTGAGCTTGATATCGCCTTTGTCGAGGGGCCTTGCCACAGCCGGAGGCTGGTTGCAAATCATTGGCGCGATGACGAACTGGTGGTCGTGGCGGGCCCGCACCACTCCTGGGCTGTTGAGAAACATGCTACGCTCGAGATGCTGGCAGCGGCGCCCTGGATCATCCGCGAGCAAGGCTCAGGAACGCGCGAAATCTTTGAAGATGCCATGGAGAAAGCGGGCGTAAAATATACTATTGCCCTGGAATTTGGCCATACAGAAGCCATCAAAAATGGCGTCGCCGCGGGGCTCGGGGTCAGCTGCCTGTCACGTGCGGCCGTCCACCGTGAACTTGAGCACGGCGAGCTGGTTGAAGTGGAGAGTTCCCTGCTGCTCAGGCGTTCGCTCTCCCTGCTCAAGCGGCGTGACACCAGTTATTCGGCGCTGCTGTCGGCCTTTTTAGAGGTCGCCGGGGCCCAGTGA
- a CDS encoding MarC family protein, translating into MIFPPEYMLFVKSLIGVLAIVNPLGVIPIFLALSSDRTPVECQRIARGSAFSVAVVLMVAIWAGDMILGFFGISLSAFSCGGGLLVLLMGINMLHAKQSHVRHTPDEAEEADNKENISVVPLAIPLMAGPGAISLVIVDAHQAAGWSGRLILSVGIVIVACTVWQTLRLATPIGKKMGITGLNIATRVMGLLLVAIGVQMMTSGLAILLPGLA; encoded by the coding sequence ATGATTTTTCCACCTGAATACATGCTTTTCGTCAAATCGCTGATCGGGGTTCTGGCCATCGTTAATCCTCTGGGGGTCATTCCGATTTTTCTGGCTCTCAGTAGCGACCGCACCCCCGTAGAATGCCAGCGAATTGCACGCGGCAGCGCTTTCTCCGTGGCCGTGGTTCTCATGGTCGCGATCTGGGCTGGAGATATGATTCTGGGTTTCTTCGGGATTAGTCTCTCCGCGTTCAGCTGCGGAGGTGGCCTGTTGGTTCTGTTGATGGGGATCAATATGTTACATGCCAAGCAGAGTCATGTACGCCATACCCCGGACGAGGCCGAAGAAGCGGACAACAAAGAGAATATCAGCGTTGTCCCATTGGCAATCCCACTCATGGCTGGACCAGGAGCGATCAGCCTGGTGATTGTTGATGCACATCAAGCCGCTGGCTGGAGCGGCCGGTTGATATTGAGTGTTGGAATTGTCATTGTGGCCTGCACGGTCTGGCAGACCTTACGCCTGGCAACGCCTATTGGTAAAAAAATGGGGATTACCGGACTGAACATCGCGACTCGGGTTATGGGGCTGCTGCTTGTCGCCATTGGTGTCCAAATGATGACTTCCGGCTTGGCCATCCTCCTGCCCGGCCTTGCTTGA
- a CDS encoding HD-GYP domain-containing protein, with translation MHHEATRTGRMTAEQIGLQTLWALLQGSPLAVFAVDKEGSILIWNQASERLFGWVEQEILGRTNPIIPEGRESEFQQLRDRALAGEVYTDMDVRVLRKDGSQVEISISTAPLRDEAEVIFGLMAVVKDISERKRMEEALRASLQKSQRIFDETIHALAAEVEKRDPYTAGHQHRVARLAGAIAEKMGLPTEQVKGIRTAAIVHDIGKISIPVEILCKSGWLSDIERSFLEIHPQSGFEILEGIEFPWPIARIVQQHHERRDGSGYPFGLKDDEILPEARILTVADVVEAAASYRPYRPANGIDFALDEIKTHRDGYYDPEVVDACLILFNEGFKLE, from the coding sequence ATGCATCATGAAGCGACCAGAACGGGGCGAATGACGGCTGAGCAAATCGGCCTTCAGACCCTCTGGGCCTTGTTACAGGGGTCCCCTTTGGCGGTCTTTGCCGTCGATAAAGAGGGTTCAATTCTGATCTGGAACCAAGCCTCCGAGCGGCTGTTCGGCTGGGTAGAGCAGGAGATATTGGGTCGAACCAACCCGATTATTCCAGAGGGACGAGAGTCAGAGTTCCAGCAGTTGCGAGATCGCGCCCTGGCTGGAGAGGTTTATACCGACATGGACGTGCGCGTGCTCAGGAAGGATGGTTCGCAAGTCGAGATCAGCATTTCCACGGCGCCCCTGAGGGACGAAGCTGAGGTCATTTTCGGTTTGATGGCCGTGGTCAAAGATATCAGCGAACGCAAACGGATGGAAGAAGCACTGCGCGCGAGCCTGCAGAAATCGCAGCGGATATTTGATGAAACGATTCATGCCCTGGCCGCTGAGGTTGAAAAGCGCGACCCTTATACCGCCGGTCATCAGCACCGGGTCGCACGGCTGGCTGGTGCCATCGCCGAAAAAATGGGTTTGCCGACGGAGCAGGTTAAAGGTATTCGTACCGCCGCCATTGTTCATGATATCGGCAAGATTTCCATCCCGGTTGAGATTTTATGTAAATCGGGCTGGCTCTCTGATATCGAGCGCAGCTTCCTTGAAATTCATCCTCAATCAGGTTTTGAAATATTGGAAGGGATCGAATTCCCCTGGCCGATTGCCCGCATCGTCCAACAGCACCACGAACGGAGGGATGGCAGCGGTTACCCCTTTGGGCTTAAAGACGACGAAATACTGCCGGAGGCGAGAATCCTGACCGTGGCCGATGTCGTTGAAGCGGCCGCTTCGTATCGACCCTATCGACCGGCCAACGGAATTGATTTTGCCCTGGACGAGATAAAAACACACCGGGACGGCTATTATGACCCTGAAGTCGTTGATGCCTGCCTGATCCTGTTTAACGAGGGGTTCAAACTGGAGTAA
- a CDS encoding efflux RND transporter permease subunit: MFEFFHKRPYLLYSLIAGLFVLGVYGLIVMPKNLFPDSDRPTIIIMSQVPGATASLVAATVSKPVEQEVSTLALIRKVSSTNIAGMSIVSAEFEYKKGLDAAAVDVNNAINKVRGQLPEGVNPSIYTAGSFVLPVDVFALSPANANVDIDTIRKLAISDFKPALLRNPEVGNVEVFGGFQSAININVDPFAAKAKGIDLDKIAGIIRTLDRDIPLGFSKGDDSFFTVTFYGERDRIEDLRRLPVAPNVTLSDIATIRWEHQRRFSGYLGNGKQAIALVIQRAPGGSVLSTSNAARAEIAKLQARYPNVHFELTDTQHNLIQTANSNMLDALRDAIIFTLLVILLFLGNLRAVAAALASIPMVFFATIAIIWMFGGELNLIIYTAIILALGMLVDDAVVVLENIERHLTELKEDLQTAIVQGTKEVIAPVFAGTVATIAIMFPFLFAGDFPQQIFRPLISTLIIALLVSYFLSITFIPAISFYLYRNGTKKNRVELWLERLYQNSFGRLVKHYLAILKFSAGGRSRLRRSLMILGVVVLLALSVRGIMPVIGRDLMPPMDTGIIKAHVKFSANETVETTEKRIAPFLKWLHAQPEVKMSSVSFGSEPGVLSLGSGSLPTETIMTINCVDRFQREASIWQLEDRIRQQLAELQNVKAVDVYDFGATPLSSIKAPVNVQLLAEDYNLLPAASHQVAAAMKTVKGLTSISTSWDKDFTEAELDVDTNRALAYGITPVQLAAQLPLAGIPVTMSGNLVTMQGQFVRLYFNRPFDRNLQDLRLIPIQTAKGPVPLESLAKIRYRLTANKIERNNLLYSVDISGYRARRAISTMTEDTDKALKTLNLPGVEIHQEGDMKQMGDTFRRMIKAIGIGVVLLLMALIAIYQSVRMSIVMILVLPLAMIGASWGMLIFNKPSCMPSLVGIMLLFGIIIKNSVLLIDFYQQHRKKGESPIESAMESVRVRFRPVLMTAFGTIAGMIPIAFEWAVGLERLSPLADVAIGGLLIGTILTLIYIPMFAYSVEKKDAK; the protein is encoded by the coding sequence ATGTTTGAGTTTTTCCATAAACGCCCGTACCTGCTCTACAGCCTGATTGCCGGGCTCTTTGTGCTCGGGGTCTACGGTCTGATCGTCATGCCGAAAAACCTGTTTCCCGACAGCGATCGGCCGACCATTATCATCATGAGTCAGGTGCCGGGGGCGACCGCCAGCCTGGTCGCGGCGACGGTCTCCAAACCGGTGGAGCAGGAGGTCTCGACCCTGGCGCTGATCCGCAAGGTCAGTTCGACCAATATCGCCGGGATGTCCATCGTCAGCGCCGAATTTGAGTACAAAAAAGGGCTCGACGCCGCAGCGGTCGACGTCAACAATGCCATCAACAAGGTGCGAGGCCAGCTTCCGGAAGGGGTGAATCCTTCCATCTACACTGCCGGATCTTTCGTCCTGCCGGTAGATGTCTTCGCTCTCTCTCCCGCCAACGCCAACGTTGATATCGACACGATCCGCAAGCTGGCGATCAGTGACTTCAAGCCCGCCCTGCTGCGCAATCCCGAGGTTGGCAATGTCGAGGTCTTCGGCGGCTTCCAAAGTGCCATCAACATCAATGTCGACCCCTTCGCCGCCAAGGCTAAAGGGATCGACCTGGATAAAATAGCGGGGATAATCCGGACGCTTGATCGCGACATTCCCCTCGGCTTCAGCAAGGGGGATGATTCCTTTTTTACGGTGACTTTCTACGGCGAGCGCGACCGGATTGAAGATCTGCGACGTCTGCCGGTCGCCCCCAATGTGACGCTGAGCGATATCGCGACGATCCGCTGGGAACATCAGCGGCGCTTCTCTGGTTACCTGGGAAACGGCAAGCAGGCGATCGCCCTGGTCATCCAACGCGCACCCGGAGGCTCGGTGCTCTCCACCAGCAATGCCGCGCGGGCTGAGATTGCCAAGCTCCAGGCGCGTTACCCGAATGTTCATTTTGAACTCACCGATACCCAGCACAATTTGATCCAGACCGCTAACAGCAACATGCTCGACGCGCTGCGCGATGCGATCATCTTCACTTTGCTGGTGATCCTGCTGTTTCTAGGGAATCTGCGCGCAGTGGCGGCGGCGCTGGCCTCGATCCCGATGGTCTTTTTTGCCACCATCGCGATTATCTGGATGTTCGGCGGTGAGTTGAATCTGATCATCTACACCGCGATCATTCTCGCCCTGGGGATGCTGGTCGACGATGCGGTGGTGGTTCTGGAGAATATTGAACGCCATCTGACCGAGTTAAAGGAGGACTTGCAGACTGCCATCGTTCAGGGGACCAAAGAGGTCATCGCGCCGGTGTTTGCCGGGACCGTCGCGACGATCGCCATCATGTTCCCCTTTTTGTTTGCCGGAGACTTTCCCCAGCAGATCTTTCGCCCGTTGATCTCGACTTTGATTATCGCGCTCTTGGTCTCCTACTTTCTTTCGATTACCTTTATCCCGGCGATCTCCTTTTACCTCTATCGCAATGGAACCAAAAAAAACCGGGTTGAACTCTGGCTGGAGCGACTCTACCAGAACAGTTTCGGACGTCTGGTCAAGCATTACCTGGCGATCCTGAAGTTCTCCGCCGGAGGACGCTCGCGGCTGCGCCGCAGCCTGATGATTCTGGGGGTGGTGGTGCTGCTGGCCCTGAGTGTGCGCGGGATCATGCCGGTTATCGGACGCGACCTGATGCCGCCGATGGATACCGGCATCATTAAGGCCCACGTTAAATTCAGCGCTAATGAAACGGTCGAGACCACGGAAAAGCGGATCGCGCCTTTTCTTAAATGGTTGCATGCACAGCCTGAGGTCAAGATGAGTTCGGTCAGCTTCGGCAGTGAGCCGGGCGTGCTCTCCCTCGGATCGGGATCCTTGCCGACCGAAACGATCATGACCATCAACTGCGTCGATCGCTTCCAGCGCGAAGCGAGCATCTGGCAGCTGGAGGATCGCATCCGCCAGCAACTCGCTGAGCTGCAGAACGTTAAAGCGGTCGATGTTTACGATTTCGGCGCGACGCCCCTCTCCAGTATCAAGGCCCCGGTCAACGTGCAGCTGCTGGCCGAAGATTACAACCTGTTGCCCGCAGCCAGCCATCAGGTGGCTGCGGCGATGAAAACCGTCAAGGGGCTGACCTCGATCAGCACCAGCTGGGACAAGGACTTCACCGAAGCGGAACTTGATGTCGACACCAACCGCGCGCTGGCTTACGGCATCACCCCGGTGCAGCTCGCGGCGCAGTTGCCGCTGGCCGGCATCCCGGTCACCATGAGCGGCAATCTGGTGACGATGCAGGGCCAGTTTGTTCGGCTTTATTTCAATCGGCCCTTTGACCGAAACCTTCAGGATTTACGCCTGATCCCGATCCAGACCGCTAAAGGACCGGTTCCGTTGGAGTCATTGGCTAAAATTCGCTACCGTCTGACCGCCAACAAGATCGAACGCAACAACCTGCTCTACTCCGTAGATATCAGCGGTTATCGCGCCCGACGTGCTATCTCGACCATGACCGAAGATACCGACAAGGCCCTGAAAACTTTGAATCTTCCGGGGGTGGAAATTCATCAGGAAGGCGACATGAAACAGATGGGGGACACCTTCAGGCGCATGATCAAGGCGATCGGCATCGGCGTGGTGCTGTTGCTGATGGCCTTGATCGCCATCTACCAGTCAGTGCGCATGTCGATTGTCATGATTCTTGTTTTGCCGCTGGCGATGATCGGCGCCTCCTGGGGGATGCTGATCTTTAATAAGCCGAGCTGCATGCCGAGCCTGGTCGGCATCATGCTGCTGTTCGGCATCATCATCAAAAACTCGGTGCTGCTGATCGACTTCTATCAACAACACCGCAAAAAGGGGGAATCCCCCATCGAGTCCGCCATGGAATCGGTGCGGGTGCGTTTCCGCCCGGTTCTTATGACCGCCTTCGGCACCATCGCCGGCATGATTCCTATCGCCTTTGAATGGGCGGTCGGTCTTGAGCGGCTCTCCCCGCTGGCCGATGTGGCCATCGGCGGGCTGCTGATCGGCACCATTTTGACTCTGATCTATATTCCGATGTTTGCCTACAGCGTGGAGAAGAAGGATGCAAAGTGA